The genomic interval TGGACATCGACGACACCATCCGCCGCACCTACGGCTACGCCAAACAAGGCACCGGGTACGGATACAGCAAGGTCAAGGGCCTGAACGCACTGCTCGGTATCGTCTCCACACCCCTGTCCGCCCCCGTGATCGCCGCCACCAGGCTGCGCAAAGGGCCCTCGAACTCCGCACGCGGGGCGGCGGCGTTCGTGGCCGAGACCATCCGCACCGCCCGTGCCTGCGGCGCCAGTGGCCTGCTGGTGATGCGCGCGGACTCCGCGTTCTACGGCGCCGACGTCATCAATGCCTGCCGGACGCTGGGCGCCCGTTTCTCGGTCACGGTGCGGATGAACGCTTCCGTCAAGGCCGCCATCGCCCGCATCGACGAGGACGCCTGGACGCCGATCAAATACCCCAAGGCGGTCTGGGACGAGGAGGGCCAGTGCTGGATCTCCGACGCCGAGATAGCCGAGGTCCCCTACACCGCCTTCACTTCCAAACCGAAGAAGCAGCAGGTCACCGCCCGTCTGATCGTACGCCGCGTCAAACGCCTGAACGCCGGTGGCGTCCCCGCCGGGCAGGGCACGCTCTTCGATACCTGGCGCTACCACGCCGCGTTCACCGACTCCCCACTCTCCTTGGCCGATGCCGAGCGCGATCACCGACGGCACGCTGTCGTCGAGCAGGTGATCGCCGATGTCAAGAACAGCGCCTTCGCCCACGCGCCGTCCGGTCATTTCCAGGCCAATGCCGCCTGGCTCGCCCTGGCAGCCCTGGCACACAACCTCACCCGCGCCGCCGGCGCCCTGGCCTCCACGTTCCACGCCAAAGCGACCACCGCCACCATCCGTGACCACCTGATCAACGTGCCCGCCCGCCTGGCCCGCTCCGCCCGCCGCCTCACCCTGCACCTGCCCGAACGCTGGCCCTGGAGGGAGGACTTCGCCCAGCTCTTCAGCATCGTGCACGCACCACCAGTCCTCTGACGCTCCCTGACCGACCTGCCCGAATGGGCCCGAGACCCGTGGACAAAGTGGAAGAGCTGGGCAGACCAGCGGCCGCCCCATGCCCGAATCCGCAACTCAGCCCCGACACAGCCTGCACGACCCCGAAACGATCAACCCGGAATCAAGCCGGTGGATCCGGGCTCAGGAACCCGGGAAGCCGCCCTCAACGAGTTGGCCTTCCACGCGTCGGCCCAGCTCCCTGCCGACGCGCCTTTGGGTGCACACGAGGCGGCGGTGCGAACGGCGGCAAACTGCAAGCAGGCACTCGCCCGTCTCCTGCCGCTCCTCGAGACACCCTCGTAGGCCAGAGCAGTGAGCCGGTGGCCGGGACCGGTCGGATGGTTGCTACAGGTCGAAGTCGAGCTGTTCGACGTCGGTGAACT from Streptomyces sp. NBC_01571 carries:
- a CDS encoding IS1380 family transposase; this translates as MQSSHAAAAVSSAFDDPNLIAYGGLEPVVRLAERCGLPALAGEHIRLPASKDGTGAFPAAKLMSLVGGMVAGADSIEDMDRLRHGAMGRLFCGVRAPSTLGSFLRSFTHGHVKQLHAVARRFLPELARHTPLLPGADQAAYVDIDDTIRRTYGYAKQGTGYGYSKVKGLNALLGIVSTPLSAPVIAATRLRKGPSNSARGAAAFVAETIRTARACGASGLLVMRADSAFYGADVINACRTLGARFSVTVRMNASVKAAIARIDEDAWTPIKYPKAVWDEEGQCWISDAEIAEVPYTAFTSKPKKQQVTARLIVRRVKRLNAGGVPAGQGTLFDTWRYHAAFTDSPLSLADAERDHRRHAVVEQVIADVKNSAFAHAPSGHFQANAAWLALAALAHNLTRAAGALASTFHAKATTATIRDHLINVPARLARSARRLTLHLPERWPWREDFAQLFSIVHAPPVL